In Macadamia integrifolia cultivar HAES 741 chromosome 1, SCU_Mint_v3, whole genome shotgun sequence, a single window of DNA contains:
- the LOC122082580 gene encoding MLP-like protein 423 — protein sequence MGLVGNLMMEMEIKSPVEEFFHGWIDHATLFSKALPDGLHKSEVHEGDGKSPGSINSYSYVLKGDAALTTKARVEDIDEENKSLKFEVFDGHIGEIYSKFKAYVQIFAKDGKNFVKFTLEYEKLNEEIPEPINYMELAAKFNKGMDAHLVQAK from the exons ATGGGTCTTGTTGGAAACTTGATGATGGAAATGGAGATCAAATCCCCTGTTGAAGAGTTCTTTCATGGTTGGATAGACCATGCAACCCTCTTCTCTAAGGCCCTCCCTGATGGTCTCCATAAATCTGAAGTACATGAAGGAGATGGAAAAAGTCCTGGCTCCATCAATTCCTACAGCTATGTCTTGA AAGGGGATGCAGCATTGACCACGAAAGCTAGGGTGGAAGACATAGATGAAGAAAACAAGTCACTCAAATTTGAAGTATTCGATGGACATATTGGGGAGATTTATAGCAAGTTCAAGGCTTATGTGCAAATCTTTGCAAAAGATGGCAAGAACTTTGTGAAATTCACCTTGGAATATGAAAAACTAAATGAGGAGATCCCTGAACCGATCAATTATATGGAACTTGCAGCCAAGTTCaataaggggatggatgcacaCCTTGTTCAAGCTAAATAG
- the LOC122074218 gene encoding uncharacterized protein LOC122074218 encodes MALRRFFGLSDGDLMRSDAKPCSRLMRHTAGVFSVGGGLAFWVLCRLHYGPRITVPRSLRWAACGAVSVSSTTALLVRLFSPECEPQNIAAFDKGK; translated from the exons ATGGCATTGAGGCGTTTTTTTGGGCTTTCTGATGGGGACCTGATGAGGTCAGATGCAAAGCCATGTTCAAGATTAATGAGGCACACAGCGGGAGTTTTCTCTGTAGGTGGAGGGCTGGCTTTTTGGGTTCTTTGTCGATTGCATTATG GTCCAAGGATAACGGTTCCGAGGAGTCTCAGGTGGGCTGCTTGTGGAGCTGTATCTGTGAGCTCAACCACTGCTTTACTGGTTCGCCTTTTTAGTCCTGAATGTGAACCCCAAAACATTGCAGCTTTTGACAAAGGAAAATGA